The nucleotide window CCAAGGTGGCCAAAGTCCTACAAGGGCAGATGGGGAAATCCCATATCCCCAGGGAATGACATGAGCAAGGGAGAAGGGTGGCTCTTGCTCAAGAGGAAGACAACTCGGGGCCTGGGAGAGCCACAAGGATGCCGCTTGCATTGCGTGGGGGTTTACACTTCACACCATCATCTCATGAGCTCTCCCCAACGGGCTCCCCTCCGCTATCATCTCCTCTTGCTGCTGCGGGAGGGAGagcatcaccaccaccaccaccaccttggGGACCCGTCCCCACGTCCTTCCCACCGCCCCACCACCCCGACTCCCCCGCACCCGAGTAGAAATGGGCCTTGAAGCCCCTGCCGCCGATGTTGAAGTCGGACTTGAAGAGGACGAGGAGGTGCGGGGCGGAGGAGACGATGCGGGGCGGGCGGGTGCTGCCGCAGTAACGTCCCaggcggggggcggcggtggTGGGGCCATCGAAAAGGGCCACGTAGTCGAAGCCACAGCCCTGGCCCCCTTCCACCTGGAAGTCGGTGAACACCAGGGTGAGGGGGCCGCCACCGCTGCCCCCCCCGATGCTCCAGCGGCACTCGGCGTTGTTGGGGTAGCTCTCGGGGTAGCGCGGGCTGGTGATCTCCCCCGACAGCCCCGTCAGCTGCCCGCCGCAGGCGTCTGCGAGGAAGCACGGACGGTGAGGACGGTGGGggaggatggatggatggatggatgctCTGCCACCGCCATCCATCCCCGCTACCTTTCCGGTAGGCGGCGGCGAAGCCGCGCTTGGCCACGTGGCGGTCGGAGCGGAAGACGACGGCCATGACGTGCCAGGCGGAGGAGAAGGgtggcggggggctgcggccgcAGAAGGTGCCCAGGAGGTTGCCCTGGTCCCGGGCAGCCCCGTTGTAGACCTGGAGGTAGTCATAGGCGCAGGCGGCGTGGTATTCCAGCTCGAAGTGGCTGAAGGAGAGCAGGACGGAGGAGCCCTCGGCCACCACGATCAGCCACGTGCACTCCGTCTCGTAGGGGTACCGCCCCGGGAAGTTGGGGCTGGAGAAATTGCCATAGGGTGCTGAAAGCACCCCCCCGCATTTGATGCCTGGGGGAACACAGCGGTGGATGTGACGTCCCCTTTCCGGGGGAAGCCTAATAGGATGGAGACGGGGTGCACAGCACCGGCTCCATCCCACCACCGGCACTATCAAAACACCAGTGCCCTGCGGAGCTCCGCTGGGCTCAGCCACCCCTTCTCCCCGGAGGACACGTGTCCCCCCCATCACCTTTCATCCCTCCACGTatcccccttctcctcccactgcccctgtgctgccctgcggcgtggctgcagcaggggctCGTCCGCGCCCGTGAGCTTGTCCTGCCGGTGACGACACAGCATCCCCATCCGTTTCttgctgggaaaaagaaagtaggGAGTGAGTTTTAAAGGCTCGGTGGTTCCAGCCTTGCCGGTGCCCCGGCTGCCCAGCCGTGCAGCTTTGTGCCTCCCACTGACAATGCTCCCTCCGTATAATGGCGCTATCAGCGAATTcaagctgggagaaaaaggggTGAAGGGCTCGATGCGCTTAACAATGAGTTATGCACGTAGGGATCGATTTTCTAATGAAATCTTTATACTGAGACATGGTTATTATAAAATAAGGCGGGGGGGTGGAGGGTGGCTGCCACCTGCCCCGGGGTCTGATTAGGATTGGGGTGAAGGGGCTGGTATAGCGGGCACATACATCATGTCTGGGAGGGACGCAGACCCTGTGTAGCCTCCAGGGGACATGTGCGGGTTCCCAAGCAAGGCTGGGCGCTCGCCGCCATCAATCTGGGCCAAGTATATTGCAAATCAATAGTCAGCCAGCGCGCATTGCTTTTCATCACGCTCGTTGGTGCAGTGACCTCCCGGCGAGGCGAGGGGGGGCTCCTGCGGATGCATGTGATGCGGCACCACAGCAAATGGGTAAGGGGAGGGgagcgtgtgtgtgtttttccacAAGCAGCAAAGCTGGCCAGATCTAAAATCGCCTTGCTAATTACCTTATCGCCTTGCAATAAAGTAATATGGGGCTGGTACTAAAGGaataatgtttttgaaataaatatccAAGAGGGGAGCCCAGGGGAGGGGTGAGTGGCCACGGTGCAGGCAGCTTGCTGGATTAAGGGCTGGGAGCCTTGGGGTGCTCCGGGAAGGGCAGGTGGGTGCAGGCGGTGGGGTGAGCAGGCAGCACCGGGCAGCGGGGTGGCCGCTTGCCCCTCAGGAGCACCCACACCGAGGCCAGGGATGGGTTTTGATTTCTGATGCAGCCCTTTTGTGAGAAAGACCCTGCCGGTTTTGGGAAGGGGTATTGCTCGTTAGCCGGGTTCCTGGGCTGCCCTGGCCCACCTTGCCCCCCAATTACTGTGTTGTCTGCCCTGCCCTGTGTCCCGGGGGTTGTTTTATCCAGGTAAGGTGAGGGGTTTATTACATGCACAGCAACATACACATACATTCACATATAAATGTATACGTGTGTGcgtgtacatacatatatttatacaggCATGTGCAACTCCAGAAGTTAACAAACCCTTCAGCAAAGCACCTGTACACCACAACAGGACAACCCCTACCAGCAACCTTCAGTAACATAAGTGTGGAGCAGAAAATCAAGCCCAGAGCGGTGTCCCGCACTTGCTGCCGCACACGGTGACTGCAGATCCCAGCTCCTTTCCCCAGGCCAAGCCGGGTGGCTCCCGGCCTGAGCGAGCTGCTCTCCTGGCAcgggctgagagctgggaccCGCTCGCACCCCAGAGCCGCTGCAGCACTCGCCAACAGCCCTGTCCTGCCTGGGGACCACGGGCACCCATCGGCCCCAGGGTCCCCACTGGGAGCTGGGACTGGGCTCTTACCTCTGCTGGGAGCATCGCCGAGAACCCTGCACAGCACGGCCAGCGCTGCCAGGCAGCCTGCCCCCGTGCACCCCATCCTCCGGCAGGCGAATCTCCCCTCACCGGCGCCCGAGCATCCTTTTGGAGCTGTCtatctgggaggaaaaaaataaataaagagagaaataaataaaaaagcgGGAGGACTGTAGAATTAATAGCGGAATGAATAATTCATCGCTTGTTTGAATTAAGAGCGGCAAGGTAACTTGATCTATTCCTCCCTTCCTTCACTCAGTTTTAATGATCTGGATCAAATGTCCCAAGGATTTACACTATACCAGATACCTTGTCAATACACTATATTTAGAAGAGATATTAATGTTTCAGATATGGTGTATAACGGCAGTAAGTCTGGGCTGACAATATGCCCTTAAGGggctatgaaaataatttagttcGCCAGGCAAGCCAGTGAACCAAAATGGGAATTTCAGACTTACCGCGGAAAAGCACCTCAGGAATTAATGTGATTTATACTGCGGCACCCACTGCACAAAGCCAACCGGTGGTAAAGGCTAGAGAAACAGGGAACGGGATTTAAACGCAGCCACATCTCCACGTCGGCTGCCAGGTCAGCATCCCTGCAGCGAGTGCCCAGGCTCAGCGGGATGCTCAGCCCGGGAAAGCGGCAGTCGCGAGCACTAAAGATAGCAAATCCCACCTCCCCCGAGGAAGATTAGAGATGAATTGTGACTCACGGGCAAAATACATCGATTATTATAGAACCTGCTAAGGCCTTGGAGAATTACCATGTTCTTCCATGCCGGCTCACGCTTCTTCTTGCCCGGGCTCTTGGATGCACTTGGCTGAAGGTAATCAAGGCTTTGCGTTCCGTGGGAAAGATGTGCTCCTCGTGCTGTGCCACATTAGCTGGAGAAACCCCAAGCCCAGCAGCGGTTCcgttccttccctcctgcccaggagAGCAAACTCTTTCCTGCTGCCATAGCCCACACCCAGATGAATGCCaggaaacaaaaacccacaaggGCCTCCTGGCATGAGGGATCTGTGCTAAAAAAGTCACCTTCAAAGCAGCGGGGAAAGAAGCAGTGAGTATCTCTAAATCTCAGGCGGGGAGGCAAGTTGCATTTATTAATTAAGCAATGAGGATCGATGCCTGAGACGTTTCCTGTGGATTAACGATGGGCTGGGAGGAGCTGATGGCCCGAGGTGCAGCTAAGGACCATTAACGCCAACTGGTCATGAATCCCCAGGAAATGCTCCATGCCAAGGTCGTTAAGTGCCCACATATAGTTATgggtaataataacaataatatttgTACAGGCTCTCTCCCCACCGCCTGGCCTCGCTGGAGCCATCCCGAGGGCCGGTGGGAGCGTTGGGGCATCCCAGCCAGGAGTCCTCCGTCCTGAGCCCAGCTGAGGTGGGGGACGTCAGGGCGTCTGTCCTGGGGCACTGGGCACCGTGTCACCCCACGAGCACCAGGAAAAAGTGCACGTTCGAACGAGGAGATGCAAGGCAGCCCTCCCCGTCCTGGGGCACAGCGCAGAGCTCCCGCGCCGGTGCAAGCTCTGGGAGATGGCTGCGATGCTGGCACATCTCCTACCGACCTCTCAGGGACACTGCAGAGCTTAATTAGCTGCTTCCCTAACGGGCTTGGAGAGGAGGTCTGTCCCTGTGCCTCGTTACAACACTTGCGGGGCCAGCAACCACAGCAAAGAGGCAGGAGAGGTCTGGCACCACAGCCCGCGGTGCAGGGGCATCTCCTGGGTACTTCCATACCCACGGCTCTGGCTCAGCCCTCCCTGCCACGATCCCCCGGGCTCGGGGACAACGCGCTCCCCGGCTTCTCCATTGCTGCGCGGTGGAGCAACACGTTCATCCTTGCCGCATCTGCCTCTGGCAACACCCACCGTCCTCCAGCCCTTCCACCGCCGGCCTCGGCGCGGAGGCACATCCCAGCGTCTGGGACACCGGTACCTAGGCGGCCGctcttctccatccctccaGCTGCGCTCTAGCATCAGCGATACCCCCAGGAGACGAGGGGGAGCCGGGGCTGTGCAGCACGGCAGCTGTGCCCCCCTCCCAGGAGACGGCATCCATCAACCGCCGGCACATTCACCCTCTCCTGACCTGGGGATGGCCATTCTCCGGCTGGGCCCGAGCCCAGGCGACGGCTGCTCGCCAGCAGGCAGAGCCGGGCGGGAGGGCggagggaagcagggagggatgAGATGCGGCAGGGAGCGGGCAGAGGAGACGGACAGGTCATTCCGCACGGAGGTCCGGCCGGAGGTGCTCTGGATCAGCCCAGGGCGCTCTGGCTCTGGCACGAGACACGGTGGGTGATTTCGAGGTGTGCCGTATCGGGGCTGCCTCTATTCCTCTGCGGGCAAATTTATAAATCACGAGTCAAAAAGGCATTTGATTCATTTAAATAGAAAGGATGTGATCAGGACTGTGAGACTTCAGAGAAGATCAAAGGTTTAAACACAGTCCCCAGGAGAAACGGGAATTATTTAGGCAGGAAATAATGAGATGAAATTAAGAAGGTACTTAGACTGCacacaaggaagaaagaaagcGAAGCGAAGCCCCTCTCCCTGGCCGCACAGGCAGCGAGGGCTGAGCACCGGAGCATCCTGCCAGCATCCTCCACCTCCACAGATCCCCCCGATAATCGACAGCATCACCACCATTTCCCTATGAAGCTGCCACTGCAGGGTAGTTCCCGGGCCTCCGAAGGGAAGGAaacctctcctcttccctcagtAGGGAAAATCCTGCCTGAAAGCCTTTCCATCCCAAATCCCCGCCTTTGCAGGAGTGCCACGCAAGCCTCTGAAAGGGGCTGTCCCCACGGGGGACGGGCTGGGAAGAGGGGACTTGTGTGAGAGCCAGCCTGAGAAATGACAAAaggtgggagggggaagggagagaagggcaGAAAATAGAGAACAAAGTGCCCACGGGTGGTTTAAAGGCCCCTTCGAGTCCATACTTCCAAGGACATCGTCTCCCCCACGAAGAATGTCTCGCAAAGACCCCCTGTCCCCTCCGGCATGGCGAGCTGGGCTGCCGGCTCGGCGTGTGTCACCTCCTCCcgctctgcctgcagcctgcctttGCAGGATTCACAGCCTGCTCCGTCTCTCACCACCCTCCCTTTTAGCCACGAACAAAGACGGGAGGCTTCGCGGCAGAACGGCCAGACCAGCTGGGTAGGGTTTAACCATGGTGGCCCATATGTGCTGAAATACCCAGACATATTGGGGTTGCGTTTAAAGGAACAGTCCCAGCTTTCACGCAGAAAGTCGTCGCTTTTACGAAGCGAGCGTGAAGTTTTACTTCAGGCCTTTGTAAAAAGGTTGGGTGGATTTTTAGCAAAATCTTAGAAAGGCAGAATATTTAAAGCAAGAGGTATGTAAGTAAGGTTTTCAGAGTACGtaatatttgagaaaaatatttgctccGTGTTCCCAGCTAAGGCCCGAGTAGGGAGAGCAACCGGTGAAAGCAACTCCTTATTTTATCCGCCCCATGCTGTGCAGAAACACCTCCACTACACAGTAGCTTATGGCAGCTGAAGCAGAATTTGGATGGGAGTCGAGAGCTTGCCTTGGACCTACCATGGACAACTTCCCTGGATCTCTCTGCGTTAAAAGCCAGAACCCTATTTTGGGTTACAAAGATGGCTTTCTTGTCAGCCTTTGCTCTGAGGAAGTTAACATAAAAGCTGCAGTTACACAAGATTAATTTCAGGCATTTAGTTAGCTGGAGATAAATCTCAGTGATGCGAGGGGAACCTACGCTTCCTCCCAACATATGAATCAGAGCCACCATTTTAGTGCACACTGCTTATTTTGAGTAACTCTTTAACGGCATCTCCTTTGTGTAAGGTGTACTATTTGATATAGGTAAAAAATAAGGCATGAATAATAATGCAACATCATCTGTCACAGCCTGGGAAACCCCAACACAGGATGAACTGGgaatgaacagaaaaacacaagGGTGTGCAGAAAGGCTCTATTTCCAGCTGTGGTTAGTAAACACAGTGGTCTAAGAAGGTAAAAGAGTGGACAGCAGATATCTCAGCGGAAAGGCAGCAGCGTCATGGactgaaagaggaggaaggggctggggtGCCCTGGCTGGGTGCCGTACCAGcgcagctgcagggctgccagcccccgGGGCAGGCCCttggctctgcctcctgccccagggGAGAGCACCCCAGCAAAGCCCCGTGAAGCTTTCACCCCTCAGGTGGTGTTCTTGTATGCTTAGGGCATGCCCCTGGGCACCTGAGAGAGTCCTttgacaaaaagcagcagctgtttatCTGAAAAGAGGTTCAATTTAATGAACCACGGCTATTACACAACACTTAGGGGACATGGAAAGCAAACAACCGTCCTCCTCAACAGATAGCAGCTACAACCCGGATGCCTTCTCTCAGTTTTAGGACAtgctctttctctccccagGCAGCATTACAAGGGTTAAGGACCAGGGTAGATAATGCAGGCTGTGCTagggcaggaggacagcctgcctaAGACCTCACTGGGCATCATGTATAATTCCATCCTTATGTATAGTTTTTCTGTATATGATTGGAAAGGCTCTTTTCGGAGAAGATCAGCGCTGCCTTCTCTGTATTAGTGTATAACGGGGCAACTGAGGCGCAGAGAGGTTGAAGGGACTTGCCTGGCATCACCCAGCAAGATAATGACACAACCAAAGTGAACTCCATGGACTCCAGAGTGCCGGGCCagtgctctgctgctcccttgGCCAGGCAGTCTTCTCCCTAAGGACTAAGTCTCTCCCAACAGGGCACAATACCACTGCAGACTAACAGGGATTGCAAAGCAAATCACTGGTCTTCATATGACAGCAGAGCTGCATACTTGGATGCTTTTTAGTACCCCTAGCTGATCTCTCTCTTAAAATTGCACTTGAAGACTTCCATTAAAATTACCACGCTGTTCCGCGAGGTGTGGGTGGCACACCACATAGCAGCCACTCTGGAATGGCACCTGCTCCTTAAAACACTCAAGAGTGAGAATCATACTGGAGACAAATATTTGATCCAAAGGCCTATGAAAGTACATGCACAAGGAACTCAGTTGATTGAGATGACTGAATTTGAGCAACGTCTGCAGAGAAACAAGGACGTCCAAGGCCTGTCCTAAAGTTCCTTAGGTCAGGAATATCCTGCtaaaagacaaaacaggaaTTTTCTTCGATTCCTGCAGCTTTCAAGTATCTTCTCATATCTTCATTGAATGCAGAAGAGCCACAGATCAATACAAATGGCCTTCTTCGACAGGAATTTATTACTGTCTTCATCAAGTCTTCATTGAGACGACCAGTGTACGTGTTTTCCTGATAGCTCCAAGGAAGTTTTTCCAGTGAAGTTtcctgaaaagacaaaaggtTTGCAGTGTGCCATGTTAAAAAGGACAATTGATTGCTTACAGCCGAatccccctcttcccctccaagTACTGCACAGGACGTTTGTCACCCTTGTGACTCCATCTGGGTAGAACTGACCCATCTCAAGAGCTACGTTCCTCTTCCAAAGCCCAGACCAAATCTTCCTCCGTCACGAGAGACCTAGCTACTCACTCAGAGCAgactgaacaaaaccaaagcgTAACTATCACTAATAAATGCAGCAGAACCTTCTCCTTTGAGAACCACTTCCCACCGTGCCTTTTCTATTCCCAAGTGCTAAATCCCAAGTCTGTTCCTCTCTATTGCCTCTCCCGTTCCCAAGTCTCTTTCAGGCCCACCTCCCTTGACCAAAACTGAAAGAAGCCAGCACTGTTCCAAACACCATGAGAAATGTTACATCCCATGGTGTTAGATCCAGTGGGGACTCCCCTACTGCTATTAATTAGAAGCAGAAGGTGCTCAGATGTGGTGCTGACAGGCAGCAGAGTGAAATACTGAGACAGACAGATATATAATCCTAAGAGTGAGGATGCACGAGTCAGTGCTGGACTACAACAAACCTGctaagaagagagaagaaagggagagatcTACACATGGGGCAGACAGTGTTGACAGAGGTCAGGTACGTTTCTTGCCCTTCACTGATTGAATTTCAAGACCTCCTCATGCTCTTGAGACAGCACCGTCCTAAAAAGGGTATTTAAGCTATGTCACCAGAGACAATTACCAGTTACACTCCTATAGAGCAGCTGAGGGGGTGCCTAAGTCACAAGTACTTTTCCCTATACCCAATCTCAACTTGCCGAGGCCATATGTGGAACATAACGTATGAGGCAGATCCACTATGAGAGATACAAAAAATGATTCATCTGAGAAACTAAAAATGCAATGG belongs to Aquila chrysaetos chrysaetos chromosome 12, bAquChr1.4, whole genome shotgun sequence and includes:
- the CDCP2 gene encoding CUB domain-containing protein 2 isoform X1: MGCTGAGCLAALAVLCRVLGDAPSRARNGWGCCVVTGRTSSRARTSPCCSHAAGQHRGSGRRRGIRGGMKGIKCGGVLSAPYGNFSSPNFPGRYPYETECTWLIVVAEGSSVLLSFSHFELEYHAACAYDYLQVYNGAARDQGNLLGTFCGRSPPPPFSSAWHVMAVVFRSDRHVAKRGFAAAYRKDACGGQLTGLSGEITSPRYPESYPNNAECRWSIGGGSGGGPLTLVFTDFQVEGGQGCGFDYVALFDGPTTAAPRLGRYCGSTRPPRIVSSAPHLLVLFKSDFNIGGRGFKAHFYSGECQEVFTAVKGNLSSPRYPNFYPNNLKCQWSIQLPPGYRIKVFFLDMELEGRSSLTGGCDYDHLAAFDGGTENGSLLGRWCGRESLAPVTSRSNQLLLVLHTDRNTAKRGFSVAYVGVVPMNVSCTRTDFHIQIPVQSLAQLERNRIYLGTPSCAAQVVGRNFRIHTRFDTCGTESQKRNNTSVIVSTLYIDFSAGDQEDIHQYEVQCEPKRKEASVTLIAGPDPSRLSQAENLVDAQQREGGATDAREIKSQDTSDIVFISICILAGLLMVIAVVGLVLL